A window of the Geothermobacter ehrlichii genome harbors these coding sequences:
- the queF gene encoding NADPH-dependent 7-cyano-7-deazaguanine reductase QueF (Catalyzes the NADPH-dependent reduction of 7-cyano-7-deazaguanine (preQ0) to 7-aminomethyl-7-deazaguanine (preQ1) in queuosine biosynthesis) encodes MDELEKRLPLGKATSYSTDYDPSLLCPVPRRLKRDEIGLAGELPFTGFDLWNAWELSWLDERGKPVVALGLFRFDCRTPNLVESKSLKLYCNSYNQTRLASMEAARLRIERDLAAAAGGRVEVRLFPPDVSDAFQIQTLPGECIDHLDIDVDRYALDPELLAGAADVGRVVERELHSHLLKSNCLVTGQPDWASVLIRYQGPRIDEEALLRYLISFRQHNEFHEQCVERIFVDLKRFCRPQRLTVHARYTRRGGLDINPFRSDFEQDMPNLRLVRQ; translated from the coding sequence ATGGATGAACTCGAAAAGCGCCTACCCCTGGGCAAGGCCACGTCGTACAGCACCGATTACGACCCTTCGCTGCTCTGCCCCGTGCCGCGGCGGCTGAAAAGGGACGAGATCGGCCTTGCCGGCGAGCTTCCCTTCACCGGTTTCGACCTGTGGAACGCCTGGGAGCTTTCCTGGCTCGACGAGCGCGGCAAGCCGGTGGTGGCCCTCGGCCTGTTCCGTTTCGACTGCCGGACTCCCAACCTGGTCGAATCGAAGTCGCTCAAACTCTATTGCAATTCCTACAACCAGACCCGCCTGGCGTCGATGGAGGCGGCCCGTCTGCGCATCGAACGGGATCTGGCGGCGGCCGCCGGCGGCCGGGTGGAGGTCCGCCTCTTTCCTCCCGATGTAAGCGACGCCTTTCAGATCCAGACGCTGCCGGGCGAGTGCATCGACCACCTCGATATCGATGTCGACCGCTATGCGCTCGATCCCGAGCTGCTGGCCGGGGCGGCCGATGTCGGCCGGGTGGTCGAACGCGAGCTGCACAGCCACCTGCTCAAGAGCAACTGCCTGGTCACCGGCCAGCCCGACTGGGCGAGCGTGCTCATTCGCTACCAGGGGCCCCGGATCGACGAGGAGGCGTTGTTGCGCTACCTGATTTCCTTCCGTCAGCACAACGAGTTCCACGAGCAGTGCGTAGAGCGCATTTTCGTCGATCTGAAGCGATTCTGCCGGCCGCAGCGACTGACCGTCCATGCCCGCTACACCCGTCGTGGCGGCCTCGACATCAATCCGTTTCGCAGTGATTTCGAACAGGATATGCCGAACCTGAGGCTGGTTCGGCAATAA
- a CDS encoding indolepyruvate ferredoxin oxidoreductase subunit alpha, whose translation MRIVIHADRCQGSGECIRVCPEKAISMVDGKAVLDESRCNFDGICIPACPHGAIEFDEGELGGCGF comes from the coding sequence ATGAGAATCGTCATTCACGCCGACCGCTGCCAGGGCAGCGGCGAATGCATCAGGGTCTGTCCCGAAAAAGCGATCAGCATGGTGGACGGCAAGGCGGTGCTCGATGAATCCCGCTGCAATTTCGACGGCATCTGCATTCCGGCCTGTCCGCACGGGGCCATCGAGTTCGATGAAGGCGAGCTCGGCGGCTGCGGATTCTGA
- a CDS encoding monovalent cation:proton antiporter family protein — translation MTAITLQDILVLLGLALAIAFFCSRIKLSPIVGYLLTGLLAGPYGFHLIRGIDEVEMMAEIGVIMLLFTIGLEFSVSRILRLKGLLLKCGITQVLLTGLLIGGLAGLAGLPAKTAVVLGMALALSSTAIVLKLLLEKGELDSAHGRIALSVLLFQDLGVIFFLVALPLLGGKARDFTLLGAAGTLGLLAGLFVFSRYLLQPLLVGVLRTRTPELFRLTILVLVLGTAWTTHLAGLSLALGAFLAGLALAESDYSHQALSDIIPFRDTFLAIFFISMGMLVNVRSLIGDWALILGLFLILGLLKAGTASLAALWSRFPLRICLLSGLILFQVGEFSFILLRQARSLQLIPEHIYQITLFVITLSMMATPLLFSRAGQIAEWLADLLGSRRDSWSNTQEEQTANLEGHVVIAGYGLAGRNVGRVLKQMRIPCIHIELNGEIVRRARERGELIVYGDATSRTVLERVGIERARALVLAINDPSALASTIQAARELNDRLYILVRTRFVLDLDRLCEFGADEVIPDEFEASLQMAACLLRRFAIPEGKTLKLIASLRQEHYGGLREPAAPPADLAGYLSVLREGRIEFRPLPEGSPCLGRTLAELQFRGRTGAMVVGVVRKERILYNPAAELRLEEGDTLMLLGASEDLDRACQLLHGELTADGPAVDT, via the coding sequence ATGACCGCCATCACCCTGCAAGACATTCTGGTTCTGCTCGGCCTGGCCCTGGCGATCGCCTTTTTCTGCAGCCGGATCAAGCTGTCGCCGATCGTCGGCTATCTGCTCACCGGTCTGCTGGCGGGCCCCTACGGCTTTCACCTGATACGCGGAATTGACGAAGTCGAAATGATGGCCGAGATCGGGGTGATCATGCTGCTGTTCACCATCGGCCTGGAATTCTCGGTCAGCCGGATTCTGCGGCTGAAGGGACTGCTGCTGAAATGCGGTATCACCCAGGTGCTGCTGACCGGGCTGCTGATCGGCGGTCTGGCCGGCCTGGCCGGCCTGCCGGCCAAGACCGCCGTGGTGCTGGGGATGGCCCTGGCCCTCTCCTCGACCGCCATCGTTCTCAAGCTGCTGCTGGAGAAGGGCGAACTCGATTCCGCCCACGGCCGGATCGCCCTGTCGGTGCTGCTGTTTCAGGATCTGGGCGTCATCTTCTTTCTGGTCGCGCTCCCCCTGCTGGGGGGCAAGGCCAGGGATTTCACCCTGCTCGGCGCCGCCGGAACGCTCGGGCTGCTGGCCGGCCTGTTCGTCTTCTCCCGCTACCTGCTGCAGCCGCTGCTGGTCGGCGTCCTGCGCACCAGGACGCCGGAACTGTTCCGCCTGACCATCCTGGTTCTGGTGCTGGGGACCGCCTGGACAACCCACCTGGCCGGGCTCTCCCTGGCGCTGGGAGCCTTTCTGGCCGGGCTGGCCCTGGCCGAGTCGGACTATTCACACCAGGCCCTGTCCGACATCATCCCCTTTCGCGACACCTTTCTGGCCATCTTCTTCATCTCCATGGGGATGCTGGTCAACGTCCGCAGCCTGATCGGCGACTGGGCGCTGATTCTAGGCCTGTTCCTGATCCTGGGCCTGCTCAAGGCCGGCACCGCCAGCCTGGCGGCACTCTGGTCGCGGTTCCCCCTGCGCATCTGCCTGCTTTCCGGCCTGATCCTGTTTCAGGTCGGCGAATTTTCCTTCATCCTGCTCAGGCAGGCCCGCAGCCTGCAGCTGATTCCCGAGCACATCTACCAGATCACCCTGTTCGTCATCACCCTGTCGATGATGGCCACGCCGCTGCTCTTCTCCCGCGCCGGGCAGATCGCCGAATGGCTGGCGGACCTGCTCGGCAGCCGCCGGGATTCCTGGAGCAACACGCAGGAGGAGCAGACCGCCAACCTCGAAGGACATGTGGTCATCGCCGGCTACGGCCTGGCGGGACGCAACGTGGGACGGGTACTCAAACAGATGCGGATTCCCTGCATCCACATCGAATTGAACGGCGAAATCGTCCGTCGCGCCCGGGAGCGGGGAGAGCTCATCGTCTACGGCGACGCCACCTCGCGCACGGTGCTGGAACGGGTCGGCATCGAGCGGGCGCGGGCGCTGGTGCTGGCGATCAACGATCCGTCGGCCCTGGCCAGCACCATCCAGGCCGCCCGCGAACTCAATGACAGGCTCTACATCCTGGTGCGGACCCGCTTCGTGCTCGACCTCGACCGGCTCTGCGAGTTCGGCGCCGACGAGGTGATCCCCGACGAATTCGAGGCCAGCCTGCAGATGGCGGCCTGCCTGCTGCGGCGCTTCGCCATCCCCGAAGGCAAGACCCTCAAACTGATCGCCTCCCTGCGACAGGAACACTACGGCGGTCTGCGCGAGCCGGCCGCCCCACCGGCCGATCTGGCCGGCTATCTGAGCGTCCTCAGGGAAGGCCGGATCGAGTTCCGCCCCCTCCCCGAAGGTTCGCCCTGCCTGGGTCGCACCCTGGCCGAACTGCAGTTTCGCGGCCGCACCGGCGCCATGGTGGTCGGCGTGGTGCGCAAAGAGCGCATCCTCTACAATCCGGCCGCCGAACTCCGCCTGGAAGAAGGGGACACCCTGATGCTGCTCGGCGCAAGTGAAGATCTCGACCGGGCTTGCCAGCTGCTGCACGGAGAGCTTACGGCAGACGGACCGGCTGTTGATACCTGA
- a CDS encoding DEAD/DEAH box helicase, which translates to MSFTQLQLAAPILRAIAQCGYTEPTPIQKQSIPEILAGRDLLGSAQTGTGKTAAFMLPVLHRLAVLKKGPKGAPRVLVMTPTRELAAQVIGATRDYGRFLRLRSAVILGGSAYGPQFRDLGRPIDLVVGTPGRLIDHLERGSLDLSRLEVLILDEADRMLDMGFKEDVEKVVAAAPAGRQTLLFTATLDRTMENLARRLLNDPVRVDIAGRKPTLDQIAQRLHVADNVAHKKRLLQHCVEADELRQAIIFSATKRDADALARELAAQGHRAAALHGDMSQGMRNRTVRDLRQGRVRLLVATDVAARGIDVPGISHVINFDLPMAAEDYIHRIGRTGRAGASGTAISFASNGADVQRLERIERLLGECLPQVEIPGLEPTRPLRRARPAGKRPGRSGGKGYGGFKRGKGKPGTQRRREPVVEYRSCKGGTARQG; encoded by the coding sequence ATGTCTTTTACCCAACTGCAGCTGGCCGCGCCGATTCTGCGCGCTATCGCCCAATGCGGCTACACCGAGCCGACCCCGATCCAGAAGCAATCGATTCCCGAAATTCTCGCCGGTCGCGACCTGCTCGGCTCGGCCCAGACCGGAACCGGCAAGACCGCGGCCTTCATGCTGCCGGTCCTGCACCGTCTGGCGGTGCTGAAGAAGGGCCCGAAGGGGGCGCCGCGGGTGCTGGTGATGACGCCGACCCGCGAGCTCGCCGCCCAGGTGATCGGTGCGACCCGCGACTACGGCCGTTTTCTGCGCCTGCGCAGCGCGGTGATTCTCGGCGGCAGCGCCTACGGGCCGCAGTTCCGCGATCTTGGCCGGCCGATCGACCTGGTGGTCGGCACTCCGGGGCGGCTGATCGATCATCTTGAACGCGGCAGTCTCGATCTTTCGCGCTTGGAGGTGCTGATTCTCGACGAGGCCGACCGGATGCTCGACATGGGCTTCAAGGAGGATGTCGAAAAGGTGGTGGCGGCGGCTCCGGCCGGGCGGCAGACCCTGCTTTTTACCGCCACTCTCGACCGGACCATGGAAAACCTCGCCCGGCGGCTGCTGAACGATCCGGTGCGGGTCGATATTGCCGGCAGGAAGCCGACCCTCGACCAGATCGCCCAGCGGCTGCATGTGGCCGACAATGTTGCCCACAAGAAGCGCCTGCTGCAGCATTGTGTCGAGGCTGACGAACTCAGGCAGGCGATCATCTTCTCCGCCACCAAGCGGGACGCCGACGCCCTGGCCCGGGAGCTGGCGGCCCAGGGCCACCGCGCCGCCGCCCTGCACGGCGACATGTCCCAGGGGATGCGCAACCGCACGGTTCGCGACCTGCGCCAGGGTCGGGTGCGGCTGCTGGTGGCGACCGATGTCGCGGCCCGCGGCATCGATGTCCCCGGCATCAGCCATGTGATCAATTTCGATCTGCCGATGGCGGCCGAGGATTATATCCATCGTATCGGCCGGACCGGGCGGGCCGGCGCCAGCGGCACCGCCATCTCCTTCGCCAGCAACGGTGCCGATGTCCAGCGCCTGGAGCGGATCGAGCGGCTGCTTGGCGAGTGCCTGCCGCAGGTGGAGATTCCCGGTCTGGAGCCGACCCGGCCGCTGCGCCGGGCCCGGCCGGCGGGCAAACGCCCCGGCCGCTCCGGAGGCAAGGGCTATGGTGGTTTCAAGCGCGGCAAGGGCAAACCGGGTACGCAGCGCCGGCGAGAGCCGGTGGTCGAATACCGCAGTTGCAAGGGTGGGACGGCCAGGCAGGGATGA
- a CDS encoding C40 family peptidase, producing the protein MLRFTHLSRWILSMAAALLAGCLAVSTPQSGTSRPSTKSPSVLPPAAGDPIGDLLDRLPRQPTAAAKKPAESSSTQTLKRMGFATQVGAFSRLDNAVRLQERLRNRGIDAYYFRHESGLYKVRFGNHASYAAAREQAEALQRQGLIGSFFIVIPDDYAAARIRKSGRGNLRDELVRTARRFLGVPYRWGGEDRKNGFDCSGLTMVCYRLNGLNLPRNSRMQYRAGRPVGRRQLRKGDLVFFATHGGRRVTHVGIYAGGGKFIHAPRTGKTVRYASLNSPYWRKTFVGARAYL; encoded by the coding sequence ATGCTGCGCTTCACTCACCTTTCACGCTGGATTCTCTCCATGGCCGCGGCGCTGCTGGCCGGCTGCCTCGCCGTCTCCACACCACAGAGCGGTACCTCCCGGCCATCGACCAAAAGCCCCTCGGTGCTGCCGCCGGCCGCCGGCGATCCCATCGGTGACCTGCTCGACCGGCTGCCGCGACAGCCGACGGCGGCAGCAAAAAAACCGGCGGAATCCTCATCGACGCAGACGCTGAAGCGCATGGGTTTCGCCACCCAGGTCGGCGCCTTCAGCCGTCTTGACAATGCCGTTCGCCTGCAGGAAAGGCTGCGCAACCGGGGCATCGACGCCTACTACTTTCGCCACGAATCGGGACTGTACAAGGTGCGCTTCGGCAATCATGCCAGCTACGCCGCCGCGCGCGAACAGGCGGAAGCCCTGCAGCGACAGGGACTGATCGGCAGCTTCTTCATCGTCATCCCCGACGACTACGCGGCGGCCCGCATTCGCAAGAGCGGCAGGGGAAACCTGCGCGACGAACTGGTACGCACCGCCCGCCGTTTTCTCGGCGTCCCCTACCGCTGGGGCGGAGAAGACCGAAAGAACGGCTTCGACTGCAGCGGCCTGACCATGGTCTGCTACCGGCTCAACGGCCTGAACCTGCCGCGCAACTCGCGCATGCAGTACCGCGCCGGGCGCCCGGTCGGCCGGCGCCAGCTGCGCAAGGGTGACCTGGTCTTCTTCGCCACCCACGGCGGCCGGCGGGTCACCCACGTCGGCATCTACGCCGGCGGCGGAAAGTTCATCCATGCCCCGCGCACCGGCAAGACGGTGCGCTACGCCAGCCTGAACAGCCCCTACTGGCGAAAAACCTTCGTCGGAGCTCGCGCCTACCTGTGA
- a CDS encoding MFS transporter, whose protein sequence is MPDIRLQKASLLAVCVAHFLMPFMMSAVGIALPVIGRELQASALQLGLVETVYVLAASIFLLAMGRLGDIHGRRRIFLAGLLIFSAFGGLIALSPSIETLILLRFFQGMGGSMVMATTFAIVVTVFPPERRGRALGIAVAAVYAGISCGPFFGGWLVSLAGWRSLFLLCVPLGLAAFAVARIHLTEEWAGSRGEPFDWQGSLIYASSIMLLIVGAAHLNRGWPAGLAVAAGLCGVGGFLVFEGRVPYPVLDVRLLRHNRVFAFSNLAALLNYAATFGVTFFLSLFLQVVRGMTPHQAGTVLILQPLAQALLSPLCGRLADRYSAPTVATFGMLLCAVGLGLAAGLDAASSLGRILALLAALGVGFALFSSPNISVIMGSVDRRHLGVASGLNSTMRTLGMMTSMTVITVVFSLLMHGQPVSATTVPDFLASMRTSLLVFSGLSVSGIFLSAVRIRPAAADSTPKTD, encoded by the coding sequence ATGCCGGATATACGTCTGCAAAAAGCGAGTCTGCTGGCGGTCTGCGTCGCCCACTTTCTCATGCCCTTCATGATGAGCGCCGTCGGCATCGCCCTGCCGGTCATCGGTCGCGAGCTGCAGGCCAGCGCCCTGCAGCTCGGGCTGGTGGAGACGGTCTACGTGCTGGCAGCCTCCATCTTTCTGCTCGCCATGGGACGTCTGGGCGACATCCACGGCCGGCGCCGCATCTTTCTCGCCGGGCTGCTGATCTTCAGCGCCTTCGGCGGTCTCATCGCCCTTTCGCCCTCCATCGAGACGCTGATTCTGCTCCGGTTCTTCCAGGGGATGGGCGGCTCGATGGTCATGGCCACCACCTTCGCCATCGTGGTTACGGTCTTTCCGCCAGAGCGACGCGGCCGGGCCCTCGGCATCGCCGTCGCCGCCGTCTATGCCGGCATCTCCTGCGGCCCCTTCTTCGGCGGCTGGCTGGTCAGCCTGGCCGGCTGGCGCTCCCTCTTTCTGCTCTGCGTTCCCCTGGGTCTTGCCGCCTTCGCCGTGGCCCGTATCCACCTGACCGAGGAATGGGCCGGCAGCCGCGGCGAACCCTTCGACTGGCAGGGCAGTCTGATCTACGCCAGCTCCATCATGCTGCTGATCGTCGGGGCGGCGCATCTGAACCGGGGCTGGCCGGCGGGACTGGCCGTGGCGGCGGGGCTGTGCGGTGTCGGCGGCTTTCTCGTTTTCGAAGGACGCGTCCCCTACCCGGTGCTCGATGTACGGCTGCTGCGCCACAACCGGGTATTCGCCTTCTCCAACCTGGCCGCCCTGCTCAACTACGCCGCCACTTTCGGCGTCACCTTCTTTCTCAGTCTCTTTCTGCAGGTAGTCCGGGGAATGACGCCGCACCAGGCGGGGACGGTCCTGATCCTGCAGCCCCTGGCCCAGGCCCTGCTCTCTCCGCTCTGCGGCCGGCTGGCCGACCGCTATTCCGCTCCGACGGTGGCCACCTTCGGCATGCTGCTCTGCGCCGTGGGACTCGGCCTGGCGGCCGGCCTCGACGCCGCCTCGTCCCTGGGGCGCATCCTCGCCCTGCTGGCGGCCCTCGGCGTAGGCTTCGCCCTTTTCTCATCGCCCAACATCAGCGTCATCATGGGCAGCGTCGACCGGCGCCATCTCGGCGTCGCCTCCGGATTGAACTCGACCATGCGCACCCTCGGCATGATGACCAGCATGACGGTGATTACCGTCGTCTTTTCCCTGTTGATGCACGGGCAGCCGGTTTCGGCGACGACAGTGCCGGATTTCCTCGCCAGCATGCGCACCTCCCTGCTGGTCTTCAGCGGCCTGTCCGTGTCCGGCATCTTTCTCTCCGCCGTCAGGATCCGGCCGGCAGCGGCCGACAGCACCCCGAAAACGGACTGA
- a CDS encoding peroxiredoxin-like family protein yields MRPNIRGLALAGLFILLLYPTMASAGHRDTLPTNPKDICPLLIGNAIPAVTLQDSEGRTIRLDQLTRGKPTILIFYRGGWCPYCNIQLADLGRIEPDLLRLGYQLVAISMDSPRFLRETRQKHAINYTLLSDSDANAAKAFGLAWRLEEPTFDQYRSLGFDIEQASGRKHHILPVPATFVVGTDGLISFAYVHPDFRIRVDGDVLLAAARAGLKP; encoded by the coding sequence ATGCGACCGAACATCAGAGGGCTGGCGCTGGCCGGCCTGTTCATTCTGCTGCTGTATCCGACAATGGCCTCCGCCGGCCATCGCGATACGCTTCCCACCAATCCCAAGGACATCTGCCCCCTGCTGATCGGCAATGCCATCCCTGCCGTCACTCTCCAGGACAGCGAAGGCCGGACGATCCGCCTCGACCAGCTGACCAGGGGCAAGCCGACCATTCTCATCTTCTACCGCGGAGGCTGGTGCCCCTACTGCAACATACAGCTGGCCGACCTGGGACGCATAGAACCTGACCTGCTCCGCCTCGGCTACCAGCTTGTCGCCATCAGCATGGACAGCCCCCGCTTCCTGAGGGAAACCCGGCAGAAGCACGCCATCAACTATACCCTGCTGTCCGACAGCGACGCCAACGCCGCCAAAGCCTTCGGCCTGGCCTGGCGGCTGGAGGAGCCGACCTTCGACCAGTACCGCAGCCTCGGTTTCGACATCGAGCAGGCGTCGGGACGCAAGCACCACATCCTGCCGGTTCCTGCTACCTTCGTCGTCGGAACCGACGGACTGATCAGCTTCGCCTATGTCCATCCCGACTTCCGCATCCGGGTCGACGGCGATGTCCTGCTGGCAGCAGCCAGGGCGGGCCTGAAACCCTGA
- a CDS encoding response regulator transcription factor — protein sequence MKKLRPLLSFSAIVFWLLSWPLQGPLLRGGPPETQLFLAAHTIALILTAVILDRGRLRRLQPLALLGAIVATAGYRLTTTGAAGWLLFAGICGALLMVQAGCVLSGERAPLRQAAMALLIANLALFLLIRIDSSVLQTTLVLLLLPLAAGKNEQPPQGQQRDLPYYLPLLICYHLVAGLMYAQMLPNYQQAAWWPGAELFCYLAMVATALKIRTEHGDLRLVAAFLTATVALVLHGIGGRTGANLALFAMQAAAGLIDVFVLELMLTQRNPVTAFGYGCAAVTGGIFTGEWLGELLSSQTGLVSMAGILALNLTLVLLYLLGRHHGSRATSPNSVKRQLFTAWQPAPVTSREIPSEWRVLLAPKEQQTLLGVMAGLTYREIAEEMAVSSSTVKTYMQRIYVKTGCSCQKDLLRHVATLQSKQQDKNRPATTIIDRLVTGLRSFGKARNN from the coding sequence ATGAAAAAACTACGCCCCCTGCTCTCCTTTTCCGCCATCGTTTTCTGGCTGCTCTCCTGGCCGCTGCAAGGTCCGTTGCTGCGAGGCGGACCACCGGAAACGCAACTGTTCCTCGCAGCTCATACAATTGCCCTGATCCTGACCGCTGTAATTCTCGACCGCGGTCGGCTGCGCCGATTGCAACCTCTGGCGCTGCTCGGCGCCATCGTCGCCACGGCCGGTTACCGTCTGACGACCACCGGAGCGGCCGGCTGGCTTCTGTTCGCCGGCATCTGCGGGGCCCTGCTGATGGTTCAGGCCGGCTGCGTCCTCAGCGGTGAACGCGCACCGCTGCGACAGGCGGCGATGGCACTTCTGATTGCCAACCTCGCACTCTTCCTGCTGATCCGTATCGACTCTTCCGTCCTGCAGACCACCCTGGTGCTGCTGCTGTTGCCGCTGGCGGCCGGCAAAAATGAGCAACCACCCCAGGGACAACAACGCGACCTGCCGTACTATCTGCCGCTACTGATCTGCTATCACCTGGTGGCCGGCCTGATGTACGCGCAAATGTTGCCGAACTACCAGCAGGCTGCGTGGTGGCCGGGAGCGGAACTGTTCTGTTACCTGGCCATGGTGGCAACCGCACTGAAAATCCGCACTGAGCACGGCGATCTGCGTCTGGTGGCGGCCTTTCTGACCGCCACCGTCGCCCTCGTCCTGCACGGCATTGGCGGCCGGACCGGGGCCAACCTGGCCCTGTTCGCCATGCAGGCCGCCGCCGGGCTGATCGACGTCTTCGTTCTCGAACTGATGCTGACCCAGCGCAACCCGGTCACCGCTTTCGGCTACGGATGCGCGGCGGTCACCGGCGGCATTTTCACCGGAGAGTGGCTCGGCGAGCTGCTCTCCTCACAGACCGGCCTGGTGTCCATGGCCGGCATTCTGGCCCTGAATCTCACCCTGGTCCTGCTCTACCTGCTCGGACGTCACCATGGCAGCCGGGCAACATCCCCCAACTCCGTAAAACGTCAACTTTTCACCGCCTGGCAGCCGGCACCCGTCACCTCCCGGGAGATCCCTTCCGAGTGGCGGGTCCTGCTGGCCCCCAAGGAGCAACAGACGCTGCTTGGAGTCATGGCGGGGCTGACCTACCGCGAGATCGCTGAAGAGATGGCCGTTTCCAGCTCGACCGTCAAGACATACATGCAGCGGATCTACGTCAAGACCGGCTGCAGTTGTCAGAAAGACCTGCTGCGCCACGTAGCAACCCTGCAGAGCAAACAGCAGGACAAAAACAGGCCGGCTACAACCATAATAGACAGGCTTGTGACGGGTTTGCGGAGTTTTGGAAAAGCCCGAAACAACTGA
- a CDS encoding phosphoribosyltransferase yields the protein MAEQWGELYQQPALRERSGVFADRRQAGLLLAELLEPLELNSPLLLAIPAGGVPVGVAIAEQTGWPLDLAVASKITLPWNSEAGYGAVAFDGGVLLNERLLPQLGMSEEEILHGIRQTRNRVKQRNRTLRDDRPLPEVRRRTVILVDDGLASGLTMRVAVNALRKAGAATLIAAVPTAHIDAVNTLRQEGVSVCCANLRSSYPFAVAAAYRSWYDVSELEVLDLLGKLHSSR from the coding sequence ATGGCTGAACAATGGGGAGAGCTCTATCAGCAGCCGGCACTGCGCGAACGCAGCGGGGTTTTTGCGGACCGCCGACAGGCTGGATTACTGCTGGCCGAACTGCTGGAGCCGCTCGAGCTGAACTCCCCCCTGCTGCTGGCGATCCCGGCCGGCGGGGTTCCGGTCGGCGTCGCCATAGCGGAACAAACCGGCTGGCCTCTGGACCTGGCCGTGGCGAGCAAAATCACTCTGCCGTGGAACAGCGAAGCGGGCTACGGCGCCGTCGCCTTCGACGGCGGGGTGCTGCTCAACGAACGACTGCTGCCGCAGCTGGGCATGAGCGAAGAGGAGATTCTTCACGGCATCCGCCAGACCCGGAACCGGGTCAAGCAGCGCAATCGGACATTGCGCGACGACCGGCCCCTGCCCGAGGTTCGACGGCGAACGGTCATCCTCGTCGACGATGGTCTGGCCAGTGGCCTGACCATGCGCGTCGCAGTCAACGCATTGCGCAAAGCCGGAGCGGCAACGCTAATCGCTGCCGTCCCGACCGCTCATATCGATGCCGTCAACACTCTGCGCCAAGAGGGTGTCAGCGTCTGCTGCGCCAATCTGCGCAGCAGCTATCCCTTTGCCGTGGCCGCGGCCTACCGTAGCTGGTACGATGTCAGCGAGCTGGAAGTCCTCGACCTGCTCGGCAAATTGCACTCAAGTCGATAG
- a CDS encoding cupin domain-containing protein: MSDSTDLLGRTLELNQLLDYQQGAVVSRTIIKKETGTVTLFAFDEGEGLSEHTAPFDALVQVTDGEALITISGSEHRVAAGQFIIMPADEPHALKAVTRFKMLLVMIKSGDK, encoded by the coding sequence ATGTCCGACAGCACCGATCTTCTCGGCAGAACCCTGGAATTGAACCAGCTGCTCGACTACCAGCAGGGAGCGGTCGTCAGCCGCACCATCATCAAGAAGGAGACCGGCACGGTGACCCTGTTCGCCTTCGACGAGGGCGAAGGACTGAGCGAGCACACCGCGCCCTTCGACGCCCTGGTCCAGGTCACCGACGGCGAGGCGCTGATCACCATCTCCGGCAGCGAGCACCGGGTCGCCGCCGGCCAGTTCATCATTATGCCGGCCGACGAGCCGCACGCGCTGAAGGCGGTGACCCGCTTCAAGATGCTGCTGGTGATGATCAAGTCGGGTGACAAGTGA